In Marasmius oreades isolate 03SP1 chromosome 3, whole genome shotgun sequence, a single window of DNA contains:
- a CDS encoding putative NRPS-like protein biosynthetic cluster (antiSMASH:Cluster_3.4) produces MSIPLSLLGYRPPTLPPIRCLGDALARRLVRSATIHNFLDCLPSTSQSAIFSSDSSKSPLTHTELRSFLSTFTLPFATNDHPSLSRADRVAILLPNGPENAVALLCVAAYYTCAPLNASCTATELREDITRLGVKAILTTRDLERRLDLRSIAEELRCCVIYVDGRPSGPMGLFDLKLSSGRELFRPRKASPSPLNELDDRCLVLCTSGTSGKKKVVPYTLKCLVIGSWAVVQSWGLRPSDVNLNMMPLFHVGGVVRNLLAPVFSGGSTIVCAGFDAVAFWSIASKLRATWYYAAPTIHNAILSSQPSDIIPSRDLRIRMICNAAGGLLPSLALDLKERFAGAVVLPSYGMTECMPIASPPKTYQLDRPGCSGVSCGPHISIRDPQNLERELERGEHGAVSVRGFPTFAGYEVSPNPEVPLDTSMFTSEGWFDTGDVGYLDEDGYLFITGRSKEIINKGGEVISPFEIEEAVSIAAKGIVKATLAFSVEHEVLQEAVGLVVVPIRNQPRLGLQQLHSLVKDSLHPSKWPFVLVYMNDIPKNSAGKPQRINLAKRLKLGCLSDGIPVIGRHFEAQISRRPTQLSDSIPCRPVSVDCAAIQDLVCQIEGVQEAAVHLDSDGMPEAFVVVEAGSSVGSTSILVCLSSLPGYALPEIRLFHRAFPRTPEGLVDFELLEKYGLSQVNSRMSTHSLLVCDIVAELLNIEPAKITPESDFFLLGGNSLLLGKLSYQLRKCTGVDVGITSLFTNSTITGISSLIDVEKRCSSSLDARSETLHAFSNAPSAAPSNAPSIFDSMDKLVRNSRQPSISEDFSASSGTRSQHHPFVLLIQSLPFVFFYPLKSALTWTIFLFILADFVHHIGPSFWDRMGTLIFAMLASRIITRAMAPIVAIFFKWVIIGRYKPGVYPMWSNYYLRWWIVNQALMTAGHGVFGLSAQLEIVYYRLLGAKIGRGVSIDRRAQLGEFDLITLQDGCRIDQALVRGFCVDRDGLFRLGPIVIGSNASINTMTQITPGSSIPENSVYGPQSSSFEGPSPSMFSVYNRKAIAQLHWALRYFVAWPIIVIVDYVSLIPWFVMLWLMFDLTFIVIEREEPLITVIVWFANPTRVAFHIAAKAVKAVVVPLLRLGLGLMLKRILGLNTECRGTPSQMSLFRQFVNSKLLSQKKLRDAFSILGAHYEVVSIVYRAMGAKVGRRVYWPGSGINCMDPELLEIGDDVVFGSRSEIFTTDGIGSEKVVIGNGAMIADRVVLLPGTRVGTRTVMGSGTLSTRNGHYCDGSMWIGNKNGTPICLKDGTPSGKSESTNTTTPFGRAFYEGKAPYYVWPYPLIVFINVVVASSTAIYWSIPPLATAQILHLLFVSAPWLSIFTPSWYQFAFVYALVAGIYVSVLHLEALLAFAWVILTKWVLLGRRRVGEYDWDKDPYSQRWKLHLVISSLVSNAFGGAGLLRPISGTAFIVWYYKAMGATIGKNCSLFTGGHLGLMTEPDLVELGNDVALDNCSVVSHINSRGHFSLNHLKIGHGCAMRSGSRLLSGASMEDRSVLCEHTLLTSGEVAASGTAYTGWPGRVLQAVRFSGSY; encoded by the exons ATGTCGATACCTCTATCTCTGCTGGGATACAGACCACCAACGTTACCGCCCATCAGATGCCTCGGAGACGCTCTTGCACGACGACTTGTCCGGTCAGCAACGATCCATAACTTTCTCGACTGCCTTCCGTCCACTTCACAATCTGCCATCTTTTCCTCTGATTCTTCCAAGTCTCCGTTGACCCACACCGAACTACGTTCATTTTTATCCACATTCACATTACCCTTCGCTACGAATGACCATCCTTCACTATCACGCGCCGACAGAGTTGCTATACTTCTTCCTAATGGACCAGAAAACGCCGTTGCCTTACTATGCGTAGCAGCATACTACACATGCGCACCCTTGAACGCGAGTTGCACAGCGACAGAGCTCAGGGAGGACATCACCCGTTTGGGGGTCAAAGCCATCCTCACGACGAGAGATCTAGAACGACGCCTTGATCTCCGTTCAATAGCCGAGGAGTTACGCTGCTGTGTGATTTACGTTGATGGACGTCCTTCTGGACCTATGGGATTATTTGATCTGAAGTTGTCGTCGGGGAGAGAGCTATTTCGGCCGAGGAAAGCTTCACCGTCACCGCTGAATGAGTTGGACGACCGGTGTTTGGTTCTGTGCACTTCGGGTACGagtggaaagaagaaggtgGTTCCTTATACCTTGAAGTGTTTGGTCATCGGTAGCTGGGCTGTGGTGCAATCATGGGGCTTGAGACCTTCAGATGTGAATC TAAACATGATGCCATTGTTCCATGTTGGAGGTGTCGTCAGGAACTTGTTGGCTCCTGTCTTTTCGGGTGGATCCACCATCGTATGTGCCGGTTTCGACGCAGTTGCGTTCTGGTCCATAGCCTCCAAACTGCGAGCTACTTG GTACTATGCGGCCCCTACAATCCACAATGCAATTTTGTCTTCACAACCGAGCGACATCATACCATCCAGAGATTTGCGTATCCGGATGATCTGCAATGCTGCAGGCGGGCTTCTTCCATCACTAGCCTTAGACCTGAAGGAGCGCTTCGCGGGTGCGGTTGTGTTACCTTCTTATGGAATGACGGA ATGCATGCCCATCGCCTCACCTCCGAAAACTTACCAATTAGATCGTCCAGGATGTTCTGGGGTTTCGTGCGGCCCACATATCTCTATCCGGGACCCACAAAATCTGGAACGGGAGTTGGAAAGAGGTGAACATGGCGCTGTTTCGGTCCGAGGCTTTCCAACGTTCGCTGGCTATGAAGTTTCGCCCAACCCCGAAGTACCGTTGGACACTTCAATGTTTACCAGTGAAGGCTGGTTTGACACCGGCGATGTGGGATATCTTGACGAAGATGGGTATCTCTTTATTACGGGCAGGTCGAAGGAGATTATCAATAAAGGTGGCGAAGTTATCTCGCCGTTTGAGATAGAGGAGGCTGTCAGTATAGCTGCTAAAGGAATCGTCAAG GCGACGCTAGCTTTTTCGGTTGAACATGAAGTTCTACAGGAGGCTGTTGGATTGGTTGTTGTACCCATTCGAAATCAACCAAGACTTGGTTTGCAACAACTGCATAGTCTCGTCAAGGACTCTCTACATCCTTCTAAATGGCCGTTTGTACTCGTATATATGAACGACATCCCGAAAAATAG TGCGGGAAAACCTCAACGTATCAACCTGGCCAAGAGATTAAAGCTTGGGTGCCTTTCCGATGGTATCCCTGTTATTGGACGGCATTTTGAGGCTCAGATATCGAGGAGGCCGACGCAACTTTCGGATAGCATCCCTTGTCGCCCGGTCTCCGTGGATTGCGCTGCCATTCAAGATTTGGTCTGCCAAATCGAGGGTGTCCAAGAAGCCGCCGTTCACCTTGACTCTGATGGAATGCCTGAAGCCTTTGTCGTCGTTGAAGCCGGTTCTTCGGTAGGCTCTACCTCCATCCTTGTATGCCTGTCCTCCCTCCCCGGGTATGCTCTTCCAGAGATCCGTCTCTTCCACCGTGCCTTCCCGAGGACACCAGAAGGGTTGGTGGACTTCGAGCTTCTGGAGAAGTATGGTCTATCTCAGGTTAACTCGAGAATGTCTACCCACTCCCTCCTTGTATGTGACATTGTTGCTGAGCTACTCAACATTGAACCCGCCAAAATCACACCTGAATCCGACTTTTTTCTCCTTGGAGGGAACTCCCTTCTATTGGGAAAACTGTCTTATCAGCTGCGAAAATGTACTGGGGTCGATGTGGGGATCACGTCATTATTCACCAACAGCACGATCACTGGTATCTCCTCCCTCATTGATGTTGAGAAGCGGTGCTCATCTTCACTCGACGCTCGGTCCGAGACCCTCCACGCCTTCTCCAATGCCCCCTCTGCAGCCCCCTCCAACGCTCCCTCCATTTTTGATTCCATGGATAAATTGGTCCGAAATTCTCGTCAACCATCGATCTCGGAGGACTTCTCAGCATCAAGCGGGACAAGGAGCCAGCATCATCCTTTCGTTCTACTCATTCAATCTTTGCCTTTCGTATTTTTTTATCCACTTAAATCTGCATTGACAT GGACAATATTTTTATTCATACTTGCTGACTTTGTTCATCATATTGGTCCGAGTTTCTGGGACCGAATGGGCACTCTAATATTTGCTATGTTAGCCTCTCGTATAATAACTCGTGCCATGGCCCCGATTGTCGCTATCTTTTTCAAGTGGGTCATAATAGGGCGATACAAACCAGGAGTTTATCCCAT GTGGTCGAATTATTATCTCCGATGGTGGATAGTAAATCAAGCCTTGAT GACAGCTGGTCATGGCGTGTTCGGTCTTAGCGCCCAGCTCGAAATCGTTTACTATCGCTTACTCGGTGCAAAAATCGGTCGAGGTGTCAGTATCGACCGACGAGCGCAGCTGGGAGAATTCGACCTCATCACTCTCCAAGACGGgtgtaggattgaccaggcACTCGTCCGAGGATTTTGTGTTGATCGTGATGGGCTCTTTCGCCTGGGACCTATTGTCATAGGCTCCAATGCCTCCATCAACACGATGACTCAAATAACCCCTGGCTCCTCAATTCCCGAAAATTCGGTTTACGGCCCTCAATCCTCTAGCTTCGAAGGACCCTCACCCTCCATGTTCTCTGTTTACAATCGCAAGGCCATCGCACAATTGCATTGGGCATTGAGGTACTTCGTCGCGTGGcctatcatcgtcatcgttgaTTATGTGTCTT TAATTCCATGGTTCGTGATGTTGTGGTTGATGTTCGACCTCACTTTCATCGTTATTGAGAGGGAGGAACCCCTCATCACCGTCATTGTCTGGTTTGCCAACCCCACCCGGGTTGCTTTTCATATTGCAGCCAAGGCAGTTAAAGCGGTCGTTGTTCCTCTACTTAGGTTGGGGTTAGGCCTCATGCTTAAGCGTATCCTTGGTTTGAACACGGAGTGTCGTGGTACACCATCTCAAATGTCTTTGTTTCGACAGTTTGTCAACTCGAAGCTTCTCTCGCAGAAGAAGCTTAGAGATgcgttttccattcttgGCGCACATTACGAAGTCGTATCG ATTGTTTATCGTGCTATGGGAGCTAAAGTCGGACGTCGAGTATACTGGCCAGGATCCGGGATCAACTGTATGGATCCTGAGCTGCTGGAGATTGGGGACGAT GTTGTTTTTGGCTCTCGCTCAGAGATCTTCACCACCGATGGTATTGGTTCGGAAAAAGTTGTCATTGGAAATGGAG CCATGATTGCTGATCGCGTAGTACTACTACCCGGTACTCGTGTAGGTACACGTACCGTTATGGGATCTGGCACGTTAAGCACTCGTAACGGACACTACTGTGATGGCTCTATGTGGATTGGAAATA AGAACGGCACACCAATATGTCTGAAGGACGGTACACCATCTGGCAAATCAGAAAGCACGAACACTACCACACCTTTTGGACGCGCATTCTACGAGGGCAAAGCACCGTATTATGTGTGGCCATATCCCCTGATCGTCTTCATCAATGTTGTGGTTGCATCCAGCACCGCGATATATTGGTCGATCCCACCGTTAGCTACCGCACAgatcctccatctcctcttcGTATCTGCCCCTTGGCTATCGATCTTCACTCCCAGCTGGTACCAATTCGCGTTTGTATATGCCCTCGTTGCCGGGATTTACGTCTCCGTTCTACACCTTGAAGCGTTACTTGCCTTTGCTTGGGTTATCCTTACGAAGTGGGTTCTGCTTGGCCGTCGGCGCGTGGGGGAGTATGATTGGGATAAAGACCCGTACTCTCAGCGATGGAAACTCCATTTGGTGATATCCAGTCTTGTCAGTAACGCGTTTGGGGGAGCAGGGCTGTTAAGACCTATCTCGGGTACTGCATTCATCGTGTGGTATTATAAAGCGATGGGCGCGACGATTGGGAAGAACTGTTCGCTTTTTACGGGTGGACACTTGGGGTTGATGACGGAACCTGATCTTGTGGAG CTTGGAAACGACGTGGCACTCGACAACTGTTCTGTCGTGTCGCATATCAATTCTAGAGGGCATTTCTCTCTGAATCACCTCAAGATTGGGCACGG GTGTGCTATGCGGAGTGGGTCGAGATTACTTTCTGGAGCGTCAATGGAGGACCGAAGTGTTCTGTGTGAACATACTCTGTTGACATCGGGGGAGGTTGCTGCGAGTGGGACCGCGTACACTGGATGGCCTGGGCGCGTATTGCAAGCTGTGAGATTCAGTGGCAGTTATTAG
- a CDS encoding uncharacterized protein (antiSMASH:Cluster_3.4) translates to MIHSRGAQGSTAEVVWTQILQGIGGGIAAITSQVGAQASVPHVDVAMVTAVVKLLFREVGGAVGNAISGAIWTNQTVPDRLAVHLPTLNETERAQIFSSISLIRDTYPEAYSDVMKSLLITATCISILPLVLSLAMPGWHLGDTQNAVDHVDLAEDANGVGDFDDGGSVLLGGGGVSYLA, encoded by the exons ATGATACACTCCCGAGGTGCACAAGGATCGACCGCGGAAGTTGTCTGGACACAGATCCTCCAAGGTATAGGAGGAGGCATTGCCGCAATCACATCTCAGGTTGGAGCTCAAGCTTCCGTACCACATGTCGATGTGGCGATGGTCACTGCTGTCGTGAAGTTGTTGTTCAGGGAAGTTGGAGGTGCCGTTGGCAATGCTATTT CTGGAGCCATATGGACCAACCAGACAGTGCCTGACAGACTAGCAGTTCACCTTCCGACTCTCAACGAAACGGAACGAGCTCAAATATTTTCTTCCATCTCTCTCATCCGGGATACATACCCTGAAG cataTAGCGATGTTATGAAATCCCTACTTATAACCGCGACATGTATCTCTATCCTTCCGTTGGTGCTCTCGCTTGCGATGCCTGGTTGGCATCTTGGTGACACGCAGAATGCGGTGGATCATGTGGATCTGGCTGAGGATGCCAATGGGGTTGGCGATTTCGATGATG GTGGTTCTGTTTTActcggtggaggaggagtatCGTATTTGG CGTAA
- a CDS encoding uncharacterized protein (antiSMASH:Cluster_3.4): MSITSISDAHKVDTGIKTVEATYKVYGKYSKWFLFIGLGLASYIYSLESQTTYSYLAFATFALNDHSLIATIQVAQAIIRTFIESCKVPSLWFCLVATFKPVIARFADVTSRGFADIVVLICYVIGYIVIASAKRVEAVAGGIVRLYWPSAPHANHYRRHYSLEVAWPCFWINFPPVRRQCIRWRARLNFDGMFAILVPAALSPLIVTLLCAERKAKKLDLTHATPKTGVFELVRRMDIFGLMLLGAAAALILLPLTLARSAENGWNNPSMIAMIVVGFVLVPIFVMWERYVQYPVVPSKYLKNRSVVLAAFIGFFDFVL, translated from the exons ATGTCAATAACATCCATCTCTGACGCTCACAAAGTTGATACCGGGATCAAGACCGTCGAAGCCACGTACAAGGTCTATGGGAAATACTCCAAGTGGTTTTTGTTCATCGG CTTGGGATTAGCTTCATACATCTACTCTTTAGAGAGCCAGACAACATACTCGTATCTCGCATTCGCAACGTTCGCTCTGAACGACCATAGTTTAATTGCTACAATCCAGGTTGCACAAGCGATTATCCGTACGTTCATCGAGTCTTGTAAAGTGCCTAGCCTCTGGTTCTGCCTAGTCGCGACGTTTAAGCCTGTGATAGCACGTTTTGCTGATGTCACCTCTCGAGGATTCGCTGATATCGTAGTCT TGATCTGCTATGTTATCG GCTACATCGTTATCGCTTCTGCAAAACGTGTCGAGGCCGTTGCGGGTGGTATAGTG CGGCTATAC TGGCCTTCAGCTCCTCACGCAAATCATTATCGCCGACATTACAGTCTTGAAGTGGCGTGGCCTTGTTTCTGGATTAATTTCCCTCCCGTTCGTCGTCAATGCATTCGTTGGCGTGCACGTCTCAACTTCG ACGGCATGTTCGCAATCCTGGTCCCAGCGGCTCTATCTCCACTTATCGTTACCCTTCTCTGCGCTGAACGTAAAGCGAAGAAACTCGACCTCACGCACGCGACACCGAAGACAGGGGTCTTCGAACTTGTGCGCCGCATGGATATTTTTGGCTTGATGCTCCTCGGAGCCGCGGCCGCTCTCATTCTGCTTCCGCTCACGCTTGCCAGGAGTGCAGAGAATGGATGGAACAATC CTTCCATGATAGCCATGATCGTCGTCGGCTTTGTTCTAGTCCCCATTTTCGTGATGTGGGAGAGATACGTACAATATCCTGTCGTTCCTAGCAAATATTTGAAGAATCGAAGTGTTGTTCTTGCCGCATTCATTGGATTCTTTGATTTT GTCCTCTGA